GAGCCCGCGCCGCCCGAGCCCATCGCGCCTCCGGTGTCCGCGCCACCGCACAGGCGTCGGCGGCTCGTTCGGCTCGCGTGGGTCGCCACGGCGGCGGCGACGATCCTGCTCGTCGGCGGCGCGACGTGGGCGGCGGTGCTCGTGCCGGAGCCGCAGCGCGTGACGGCGATGACGCTCCTCACCCGTGCCCCGGTCACGCTCGACCCGCGCCGCGTCGTCGTCGCGCCGCTCGACGACCAGACGCGCGACCCGCGGCTCGCCGACTTCGGGGAGCTCGCCGCCGAATGGACGACGGCCGCGCTCTCGGGCATCGGCGAGTACGAGGTCGTGGACGCGCGCTCGGCGCTCGTCACGGCGCGCGTCGTCGACAAGTTCCCGCGGCTGCTGCGCACCGGCGACCGCGCGGTGGCGCTCGCGCGCGAGATCGGCGCGGGCATGGTCGTGCGGGGCGGCTACTACCGCGACCACGACTCGCTGCGCGTGTACGTGCAGCTCACGGACGCGGCGACGGGGCGCGTCGTCCGATCGTTGGGCGTGTCGAGCGGCAGCGCGAGCGAGCCGGAGGCGCTCGTCGTCCCCGTGAGCCGGCGCGCGGCGGCGCTGTTCGCGTCGGCGGTGGACACGTCGGCGGTGGCGATCGGGATCCGCCTCGCGCCGCCGCCGTCGTACGACGCGTACCGCGAGACGCTCGCCGCGTGGGGCCGCTACTACCAGTCCGATCTGCGGCAGGCGCTCGTCCACGCCACGCGCGCCGCGCGGCTCGACTCGACGTACGTGCTGCCGCGCGTGATGGCCGCGTACTTCCACACCGAGCTACGCGGGTGGGCGACCGCCGACTCGCTGCTGCGCGCGGCCGAGTCCGTGCCGACGCCGCCATCGCGGCTGGAGCGCGCGTCGCTGGAGATGGTGCGTGCCGACGTGCGCGGCGATCTGGAGGCGGAGCTGCGCGCGGCGCAGGAGCTGTCGAGCGCCTCGCCGGGGTCGGCCGAGATGGTGGTGCACGTCGCGCACATCGCGGTGTTCGCCAACCGCCCGCGCCTCGCGCTCGCCACGCTCGACCGGCTCGATCCCACGCGCGGCGTGCTGCTGTCCATCCCGTTCTACTGGAACTGGAAGACGGCGGCGCTCCACGAGCTCGGCGACCACCGTCGCGAGCTCGACGCGGCGCACCGCGGCCACCACCAGCACCCGTTCCGCAACGCGGCCGCGTTCAACGTCGTGCGCGCGGTCGCGGCGAGCGGTGCGCCCGACGCGGCGCGCGAGATCCACTCGCTGGCGCTGCACGCGCGCACCGAGCGGTGGGACGGCGCGGCGGTGCGTCGGCGGATGCTGGTGGAAGGCAGCCGCGAGCTGCGCGCGCACGGCCGGCCCGGCGACGGGGCGCCGCTGCTCGACTCCGCGCTCGCCGAGTTCGATGCGATCGCCCGCCGCGCGGGGCGCGACACGTCGCTCGCGCTGCTCGAGGCCCGCGCGGTGCTGCTCGCCGAAGGGGGGCGCCTGACGGAGGCCCGCGCCGCGGCCGAGCGACTGCTCGCGCGCGACCCGCGTCGCGTCACCGGGCTCGGCGTGTTAGGCACCGTCGCGGCGCGCGGCGGCGACCTCGCGGCGGCACGACGCGCGGACAGCCTGCTCGCCGCGCTCCCCACGCCGTACCTGCTCGGCCGGCACACACTGTGGCGCGCGCGGATCGCGGCGCTGTCGGGCGACGGCGGCCGCGCGGTGGCGCTGCTCGAGCAGGCGCTCGACGAGGGCTACCCGATGGTGCAGGGGATCGCCGTGATGCCCGGCGACGCGTCGGAGTTCGACTACGCGGAGACGCTCGTGCACGCGGACCCCGCGTTCGACGCGCTGCGCGCGGACCCCGCGTTCCAGCGGCTGCTCGCGCCGAAGGGGTGACGCGCGATCACCGCGCGGCGACGATCCGCCGCGCGTCGACTCGTGTCCCGCCCCCGCTTTCGCCCGGGGTGCTACGTCTTCGAAGCAGACGGGTATCATTCGAACGCAGCACCCCGCAGTTCGACCGCAAGGCTCGGGTATCTCCCCACCGCGGTCGCCGCGAGACTGAGGGCACCGGAGCACGCGACCCGCTCCGGCGTCCACGTCCCGGAGACCCAGCCATGTCCCACGCCGCGCCGATGGCCCTGCTTCCCACGACCACCCGCGTTCCCGACACCGACGCCGAATGGCGCGCGGTCGAGGCGCGCGACGCGTCGTGGGACGGCCATCTCGTGTATGCCGTCGTCACCACCGGCGTCTACTGCCGCCCCTCGTGCCCGTCGCGTCGGCCGCGTCGGGAGAACGTGCGCTTCTTCGCCGCGCCGGCCGACGCGGAGCGCGCCGGCTTCCGCGCCTGCCGCCGCTGCCACCCGAACGGGGTGACGAACGCGGAGGCGTGCGTCGCCGCCGTGCGCGATCTGCTCGACGCGCACGTCGCGTCCGGCGGCGAGCGCCCGACGCTCGACCGACTGGCCGAGGCGGTCGGCATGAGCCCGTTCCACCTCCAGCGCTCGTTCAAGGCGCGGCTCGGCGTGTCGCCGGCGGAGTACGTTCGCGTGCGGCGCGCGGAGCGATTCAAGGCGGAGCTGCGCGGCGGCGAGACGGTGAGCCGCGCGACGTACGGCGCGGGCTACGGCTCGAGCAGTCGCGCGTACGCCGACGCGTCGGCGCAGCTCGGGATGACGCCGGCGAGCTACCGACGCGGCGGCCGCGGCATGACGATCCGCTTCGCCGTGGTGCCGTGCGCGCTGGGCACGGTGCTCGTCGCGGGCACCGAGCGCGGTCTCTGCGCGGTGTCGCTCGGCGACGACGGCGCGGCGCTCGAGCGCGAGCTGCGCGCGGAGTATCCCGCGGCGACGATCGAGCCCGCCGGACCGTTAGGCGGCGGCGACCCGCTCGCCGCGTGGGTGGACGCGGTGGTCGCGTACCTCGACGCGCGCGGCGCGCCGCCGGCGGCGCCCGTGGACGTCCCTGCGACGCCGTTCCAGCGCCGCGTGTGGGACGCGCTCCGCACGATCCCCGCCGGCGAGACACGCTCGTACGGCGAGGTGGCGGCGGCGTTGGGCGCCCCGCGCGCGGCGCGGGCGGTCGCCGCCGCGTGCGCGAGCAACCGGGTGGCGCTCGTCATCCCGTGTCACCGCGTGGTGCGCGAGGGCGGCGCGCTCGCCGGCTACCGGTGGGGCACCGAGCGCAAGCAGCGGCTGCTCGACGCGGAGCGCGCGGCGCGTTAGGCGCCGTTTGAACCACAGAGGACACGGAGGACACAGAGAAGAACCACTCTTGGTTTCCTCCGTGTCCTCTGTGGTTCGATCCAAAGAGGCCGTCCTCCGCGGCCCTCTGCGGCCCTCTGCGGCTCGAAGAACGCGACCGACCCCGACCCCACCGTGACCGCAACGTCTCGGCCCCTGCACCTCGCCGCGCCGGACGGCTTCGACTTCCGCTGGATCACCGGCTTCCTCGCGCCGCGTGCGGTGCCGTCGATCGAGCGCGTCACGGACCACGCGTACGTGCGCGTGGTGCGGCTGCCGGTGCACGGGCCGGTGCGCGTCACCGTGCGCGCGAACGGCGCGGCCCTCCGCGCGGCGTCGGACCCCGCGCTGGCGCCCGCCGTGCTCCGCGGCATCGTCACCCGCATGCTGGACCTCGGCGAGGACGTCACGCGCTTCCGCGCCCACGTGGCGAGGGACCGCGCGTTAGGCCCGATCGTCGCGCGACACACCGCCGTGCGGCTGCCGCAGCTG
This DNA window, taken from Gemmatirosa kalamazoonensis, encodes the following:
- a CDS encoding BTAD domain-containing putative transcriptional regulator; this translates as MLRLRTFGGLALLDDGHPVSGPMTQRRRLALLAVLAAAGDRAVSRDKLVGWLWPESEEAKARHALSQWLFLLRKDLPPNALPGTDELRLDPAILPSDVATFRQALARGDLEAAVAVYDGPFLDGFHLTGAGEFERWSDEQRRELASHWRVAAEQVARTRLAAGDAAGAVAVWRRLAADDPTNARVARGLMEALDRAGDRSGALAHARVHAAVLREQLDLPADADVEALAERLRRSAARPAPAASASPTPVPERAPEPAPEPAPPEPIAPPVSAPPHRRRRLVRLAWVATAAATILLVGGATWAAVLVPEPQRVTAMTLLTRAPVTLDPRRVVVAPLDDQTRDPRLADFGELAAEWTTAALSGIGEYEVVDARSALVTARVVDKFPRLLRTGDRAVALAREIGAGMVVRGGYYRDHDSLRVYVQLTDAATGRVVRSLGVSSGSASEPEALVVPVSRRAAALFASAVDTSAVAIGIRLAPPPSYDAYRETLAAWGRYYQSDLRQALVHATRAARLDSTYVLPRVMAAYFHTELRGWATADSLLRAAESVPTPPSRLERASLEMVRADVRGDLEAELRAAQELSSASPGSAEMVVHVAHIAVFANRPRLALATLDRLDPTRGVLLSIPFYWNWKTAALHELGDHRRELDAAHRGHHQHPFRNAAAFNVVRAVAASGAPDAAREIHSLALHARTERWDGAAVRRRMLVEGSRELRAHGRPGDGAPLLDSALAEFDAIARRAGRDTSLALLEARAVLLAEGGRLTEARAAAERLLARDPRRVTGLGVLGTVAARGGDLAAARRADSLLAALPTPYLLGRHTLWRARIAALSGDGGRAVALLEQALDEGYPMVQGIAVMPGDASEFDYAETLVHADPAFDALRADPAFQRLLAPKG
- the ada gene encoding bifunctional DNA-binding transcriptional regulator/O6-methylguanine-DNA methyltransferase Ada, with the protein product MSHAAPMALLPTTTRVPDTDAEWRAVEARDASWDGHLVYAVVTTGVYCRPSCPSRRPRRENVRFFAAPADAERAGFRACRRCHPNGVTNAEACVAAVRDLLDAHVASGGERPTLDRLAEAVGMSPFHLQRSFKARLGVSPAEYVRVRRAERFKAELRGGETVSRATYGAGYGSSSRAYADASAQLGMTPASYRRGGRGMTIRFAVVPCALGTVLVAGTERGLCAVSLGDDGAALERELRAEYPAATIEPAGPLGGGDPLAAWVDAVVAYLDARGAPPAAPVDVPATPFQRRVWDALRTIPAGETRSYGEVAAALGAPRAARAVAAACASNRVALVIPCHRVVREGGALAGYRWGTERKQRLLDAERAAR